The DNA window aataaagtttgtcactgtgtccattatttccccttctatttgccacgaactgatgggaccagatgccatgatcttcattttttgaatgctgagttttaagtcagctttttcactttcctctttcactttcatcaagaggctttttagttcctcttcactttctgccataagggtggtatcatctgtgtatcagaggttattgatatttctcctgacaatcttgattccagcttgtgcttcacccagcctggcatttcacatgatgtactctgcatagaaattaactaagtagggtgacaatatatagcattgacatactcttttaccaatatggaaccagtctgtggttccatgctgagttttaactgttgctttgtgacctgcaaacagatttctcaggagatagttAAGGTGatttggtgttcccatctcttgaagaattttccacagtttgttgtgatctgcacagtcaaaggctttggagtaatcaataaagcagaagtagatgtttttctggaattctcttgctctttctatgatccaatggatgttgacaatttgatctcttcctcctctgtcatttctaaatccagcttgaacatctcgaagttcatggttcacatattgttgaagcttggcttggagaattttgagtattactttgctagcatgtgagaggagtgcagttgtgcagtagtttgaacatttttggcattgcccttctttggtattggaatgaaaactgacattttccagtcctgtggccattgctggtttttccaaatttgctggcatattgagtgcagcaaattgactttaatagcatcatctttcaggatttgaaatagctcaactggaattccatcacctccactagctttgtttctagtgatgtttcctaaggcccacttgacttcacattccaggatggctggctctagtccagtgatcacaccatcatggttatttgggtcatgaagatattttttgtctagttcttctgtgtattgttgccagctcctcttaatatcttctgcttctgttaggtccataccatttctgtcccttgtgtgcccatctttgcataatatgttcccttgatatctctaattttcttgaagagatctctagtctttcccattctattgctttcctctatttctttgcattgatccctgaggaaggctttcttatctctccttgctattctttggaagtttgcattcagatgtgtatatctttccttttctcctttgcctttcacttcttttcttttcttagctatttggaaagcctcctcagacaaccatttgcttttctgcattctctttttcttggggatggtcttgatcactgcttcctgtaccatgtcacgaacctctgtccatagttcttcaggcactctgtctatcagatctcatcccttgaatctatttgtcacttctaccgtataatcataaaggatttgatttaggtcatacctgaatggcctagtggttttccctattttctgctatttaaatctgaatttggcaataaggagttcatgatatgagccacactcttgttttttctgactgtatagagcttgcccatctttggctgcaaagaatacaatcaatctgattttgatattgcccatctgatgatgtccatgtgtagagtcttctcttgtgttgtttcaagagggtgtttgctgtgactagtgagttctcttggcaaaactctgttagcctttgccctgcttcattttgtactccaatgccaaatttgcctgttacttcaggtatctcgtGACTCCCtatttttgtattccagtcccctatgatgaaaaggacatctttttggatgTTGGTTctaggtgttgtaggtcttcatagaaccattcaatttcagcttcttcaccattactggctagggcatagacttggattactgtgacattcaatggtttgccttggaaacaaagagatcatgcttatattgttttaaaatgctcCTTAATATTTACCCCAAACAGTTTAACACTTATGACCCCACAAAAATctacacacagatgtttatagcagctttattcaagactgtcaaaacttggaagcacCAACATGGAATTCAGTAGATAAATGGATACCAAAAAGTGTCACAtgtagacaatggaatattagtacTAAAAAGAAACAAGCTATCAAGAAACATAAATAGAtatcactaagtgaaagaaatcaatctAAGAAGCATATATACTGTACAATTCCAATGATGTGACTTTCTGGAAAAGTTAAAGCTTTTCAGTATAAGGATCAGTGGTTGGTAGGGGTGGGAAGAGAGTGAGGGATAAATGAGGATTTTTGGATAGTGAAACTGTTCAGTATGATAcaaatctacccaaacccatagaACAACATCAAAAGTGAATCTTAATGCAAAGTATGAAATTTAAGTGATAATGATATTTCACTGAAGCTTCACTGTTTTTAACAAATATACTACTCTATTGGGAATGCAGAGAATGGAGAAAGTTATGCATGTTATGAAAGTTATGCATGATGGCAAAAGGTGTATGGGAAATCTTTGTACTTTCCATTCTGTTTTGTTGTGATCCCAAAATTgttcctaaaataaaataaagtcttgaGATAAATACTAAAACATGTTGGCAAAGAATTCTCCATGAGCACCTTGCATAGTATCTAGAAAAACGGGGGGGGGGGTCAGAAGACcaccaaaatgaaaatacattaattaattatagttaatttatagtaaaaataaaatgtgtgggCCAAATCTCATGCTTCCTAATTAGCATGGAATACTAGATATCTAGAGGCTTTGAGGAAACCATATGATCATTAGAAATTTGGGGTAGgggagaatgaaattttgccatttgcagaaacatggaagGGCCTAGAgactgttacacagagtgaagcaagtcagaaagaaaaacaaatatcatataatagtgcttatttgtggaatctagaaaaatggtacagataaagttatttgcaaagcagaaatagagacacaggtgtagagaacaacatatagataccaagggaagaacAAGGGGATGGGATGCATTGGGAGATTGGAGGTGACATATACACAGGACTGcatgtaaaacagatgactaatgagaatctactggagagcacatggaactctccTCAGTGCACAGTGGTGACccaaatggggaggaaatccaaaaaccAGGGGATCTATGTCTACATGgagctgattccctttgctgtacagcagaggctaacaacattgtaaagcacctATACTCgactaaaaattaattaaaaataaaatgcatgatatttagaaaaaagaaagtattttctgGAGATCTTTAAAGGAAtgcaactgaattttttaaaatattatttatgtctTTGTTAGTCAGACTGAACTGTTGTAAAAACCACCCCAGCATCTCACAGACTTAAtacaaataatgtttattttttattcataacaCAGTCAGCAGAGTATGAGTCATTCAGAGATTCACATAATCATTCAAAGATCCAGGCTCCTTTCAATCTTCTCAGTCTGCCCTCCCCTTGAACCCTGGGGTCTTCTCTAACAAGTCAGTTAGGAAGAGAAAAGGCATGGAGAAGCCATACTGTTGCTAACTGTCTTGATGTGAAGGTGGCATAAATCATTTCCCCTGTGAGGATGGCCCCACCAAGGTAAAAGGGACACCCGGCAGCCCTGGTGGCTGGAGAAGCCTGGGACCACCAGGCAACAAGTCCAAATGGGGGCTGAGTGTGGCCAGTGTGCAGCTGCAGTCTCAGGGTAAATTTCCAGTCCAGGAGAAAAGTGTCTCCCTCCCCTCTGGAGATTATGTAGGTGCTTGGTGTTTGGCTCCAGCTCCACAGGCCTGGAGGTGCACTGATGCCCACGACTCTTGTCAGAACACATAGTGAGCATGTGCGTACTGAGCAGTTTGGGAGTTGCTAGAATCTGGAATGGGGCAAGGGTCAGGAGATGCCAGTTACCAGACAGGTTCTTTGGGAATAAGGCATATGCCAACTGGCAACTCTTAAAATACTCAAGGGGTAATATTTtcactgaatgcagagctccacgTTACTCCACCGCCTTGCCAGGGTAGGGGCAGGAATCTGGCTGGGGTATCTTCTAGTAAGACAAACCTGGGATAGACTCGTGGCACGTCCAGGAAGAAGAAACACACATGACTCTTCATGAGCTCTCAGTCGTTGTCACTAGGTTAATTTCTTCAGACTCTGATACACTATTTTTACACATGTCCACCTTGGAAATCAAGATAAACAACCATATTCTCTGGTCAGGGGACACTGCTCTCATGGACTGTCTAGCAGGCTAGTGTCAATCTTGTCTTTCAGCTTCTCAATTTCCTCCTTAATGACACATTCTTATTAGACCTCTAAGACTACCTTTTAGGCTTCTGTCATGtcttgccttcttgcttttttgGATCACTTGGCCTCCTCCAACAGATGTTGCTTTTATCTCATTGGTTCTCAGGTATCTTACTGGTTGAAGttttacaaaagaaattttaatgtaaaattaaaaggaaatcaaaGTTTCTTTACTGAAATTCCAACTTTGTCCTTCTCTTCTTAGGATAAAAGAGCCTTTCAATGACTCAATCAAGGCAGTTCAACAGGTCTCTAGATTCtgctgggttggtcaaaaagttcattcagatttgtccataagatgttatgggaaaacccaaatgaacttttggccaacccaattgATATTACATGGTTTAGGGAACACGATCCTCATCTGTGGGGAAAATCAAGAAGACCTGAGATAACTGATCAAACAGAGGCAAAATCTCTTTGAGTAGACACGATAGATAGAAAAGTGTCTGTTAGGTCATCTTCTTCTCTTCTATGAAACTAAGTTTCTCTATTTTACCCATGAAAGGAGATAGGGAGAAAGTTCTCCATCCAGAGGAGAGAGCCGTATTACACACATGACTGCATCTCCAGCAGGTTCTCTTTACCTGATCCTACCTAAAAGGCCATCCCTGTAAAACTGACCCACCTGCTTTCCCCTTGGGTAGAAAGAGCATATCACACAGAGAGGCAGCTCTTGAGACTGTGAAATCTACTTTATTAGAAAGCATAAATGCAGACACATAACAGGTACTCAACTCAGTCTCAGAGTCTGAAGTTGTCAGTTTTTAAACCAAGCCATGATTCTCTCCTTAGTATCATTCTGTCTTGCATCAGACTTACAGACCCTAAAATCTGAgttgacaaaattaaaatgatatcatCTGATTGGCATGAGACACAACGCTGAATTCCCCCAAATTCTGAATGCATCTCTTCCTTTCCCATCTAGCCACACGTCCATACATTTTTCCTtgggaaaattaaaatacatttgtagGATTCTTCTTGTTAAATGCACACCATGTTGGTAAGTTGTATATGGATAGTCAACAAAGGTATTTAATTATGGGCATTCAGAGGGTGTGATATTTCTTTTCCAAGTGTCATGAAAAGGTCTAGGATTACAGGATACAGCTCTGCTCTTGAATGAATGTGTCTGCTTTTATCAGACAACAGGAGAATAGTGAGATGTTAATTGTTGAAGGTTAAGAAAAAGTGTTGAAGGCTTGAGAAAAAGCTTTCAAAGAGCTTTCCCCCAAGTTTCATCTCATTATTTACCCATATTCCCCTTCAAATGTTCCTTTTGTTGTCACCTTCCTCTCATGTTCTTTACAGACATAGGTTTGGTCTTAGAAATGTCCTGTAGTGGTCAAAGGAACAGACCTGGGGAACCCAGGCTGGTTGAAAAAAAGTGAGAGGTCAGAATCAATGCCAAAGGGTCAGCAGTGAGGAGCAGGTGACTGGGAGGTCATCTTCCTTGGCAAGAGAGAATTCAACAACTCATATCTCCAGGAGATGATGGGGGTGCTTGGCTCTGAGAGAAAAGAGTGTTCAGATTCTGGCTGAGGGGCTGAGGGAGTGGTAGCTGAGCCTGAAGGCCCAGTGCTTGCACTAAGCCATTTGAGACCAGGAGAAAGCAAAGGACACTCAGGTCCTGCTGGAGTCAGGCCAAACATCAAATGTCAGGCTGTGCTTCTGTAAAGAGAAGAAGAATGTACAGTAGGGATGGTGACATGTCAAGAAGGGATTATTTCATTCAAACTCAAAGAGGCCAAGAAAGAAGACTGGTTCACAAAATAGAAAAGGGAGACCCTTCCAGATCCTAATCACATACATATCTCACACTGATGTGAACCATATCAGAATCTAGTTCAGTGCCCTAGACTCAATCAACCAGATCCCTTGTGAGACAGAAACCATATTCATTTATATTAGCACTTCTCACCCTCCACAATCACAAAACTCTTCGAGAGAAATGGAGCAAGCATCTCCTTTTGATCAGCTAAGATTAACTAGCCTCCAAATGGCAGGCTCAACTCAAACACTAGTCTTCCATCACTAAAGCCCTCCTTTTCTGGGCACTAGATGCTCTTCACATTTTTGATCATCTTTCAACTCTTACACAATTCCCTGAGTATGTAACCAGGCAGCCCTGCATGCCAGCATCCCACATTAATTACAAAGCTGGGCTTCAGAGCTGTGACTCTCTGAGTCAGCCACCCAAGGGCTATGCTTTACATTTCCTGACTCATATGGGAACATATTTCTTCCTTTACTctcctgtgaagtgaaagtcactcagtcgtgtccaactctttgcgaccccatggactatattgtccatggagattctccaggccagataactgtggtgggtagcctttcccttctccaggggatcttcccaattcagggatcaaacccaggtctcccacattgcaggcagattctttaccaactgagccacaagggaagcccaacaatagtGGGAGGTCTACAATTTACAGCTGAAATCCTGGCTTCTCTGAAAAGACACTCTCAAGGATATTCACaaacagccccctcccccagccccattcCCACAGATTAATTTAAAATCTGGGTAGTGACAATAGCTAGAAGGAGGTGGGACCATCTTCTACAGTTATAGCTTACAGTTTGAGGCCTAGGTTCCTTTAAGTCAACTAATCCTGAGCTGAGCCAAGACTGGTCATTTTAGTTCTGCTCCAttgtttgaaaacaatttttatgaTTTTGGAAAGTTGCTTATTTTCTCTGACTCTTACTCTCTTCAGATTTAATATAAAGCTGCCAACTCAATAATTTTCAAAACCTCTTTTGTTCTCACATTCAATAACCGTAAGGTATGggatttttaaactattttatcatTCTATCCATGACTAGGAGTCTCGAGTAATTCCTTGAAGTAACACAAAGTAGGTGACTATTATGGGCAGCTGTGCAGCATGAGTAGAATAACACTTACCCTCAGAGTTCACACCCCACCACCCACTTCTTCACCTCCCTCCATGCCAGTCCCCATGGGTTCAACCTACAGGGCTTACCTGAGCAGAATACGACCACATCTTCCTTGTGGTTGCAGTCATGATACCCCCAGGACCTATGCTGACACTGCTCCAAGGACTGCTCATGCCCTTTGCAATGGACATCATCTAGCCAGATGCGCCCATCTCCAGGGGCAAACTTTCTCCGCAATTTGGCAGGTACAAAGATTGGCCTTCTACAGCCCAGTTGCCGGCACACCACCTGCTCCTCTTTCGTCCCCCAGCCGTCATCACAGACAGAGCCCCATATGCCCTTGTGCAGCACCTCCAGTCGCCCAGAGCAGTTGGTGTCTCCGTTTACCAGCCTCAATTCAAAGGGATCTACAGGGTCAGGGGATggagtggaaagaagaaaaaaacatcacCTACCTCCTCACTCAAATCCCATCAACACTTCTGAAGCTCTCTACCTGCCTGTGTTTCTGTGATTATAGCCCTTGCTCTTGTTTCCAATCCATGTGTCCCAGTCTGTTTCCTCAACTAAGACCTTTTACTTTCCCATCTATTTATAAAAGTCTAATACTTATGAATGACtttctagtagtttttttttaattgaagatttCAACAAGTATATGGAATTGTGTGTGCTACTCCTATTATATACAATTCAATATAATAAGAGTTTATATTAATCTAGCACTCGTATTAAGTGCTAGTGCTTAAAGCATTTTCATATACAAAGGCAAGTATCATTAGCTCCgttttaaaaacaagagaattgATGAGCAGCACAAATAAATAGCTTTGCCATGGTTATTTGATACATgagtgctatgcttagtcactcagtcctgtttgactcttctcctctgtccatgaggattctccagggaagaatattggagtgggttgccctgcccacctccaggggatctccccaacccagggatcaaacagggtCTTCCACATTCtggccagattctttaccatctgacacACCAGGGTAgcctacccttctccagggggatcttccagacccaggaatcaaaccacagtcttctgcattgtattcagattctttaccagctgagttaccagaaTAGTTTTTTATAAACACTGGTTGAATAGAATTCCATTTAATCAAATTCACTGAATAAACCTAGTCACTGGACTTATAGGCATTACCTTCACATTCGACCCATGTGTCCTCATCATGGGTGCAGTTATTATTCCCCTCAAGCCCAGAAAGGCAATAGTGAAGGTTTTCTTCCTGTCCTGAGCATGACACATTGCTCAGCCAGATGAGTCCTTGGCCCTGGGTATCCTTGTTACAGCATCTTTTGATCAGTGTGGCCTTCCCACACCCCAGTTGCCGGCACACCACCTTCGCAGCTGAGAGATTCCAGCCTGCTTTGCACACAGTGCCCCATTGCTCTTGGTGCTTCACCTCCAAGCGCCCCTTGCAGCGGCCAGGGCCACCAACCAGCCTCACGGTCTCTGGCAATGTGGGAAAAGAAAGATTAAGTTTCTGCTCCCTGCAAGAACACAGCTTTCCCATATAAGGGGGCTCCTAACTCTGAATCTTTCTCAGAAATAAGAATGAGACCTCAGCATCGGGCACAAACATTTGGTGACTGTCTAATAACAAACTGTGGGGTAACAAAGAGAAGACATAGATGAGTCCCTTAGCCAAATCACAGTCTAATGGAAAAGGAGATAGACACACAGAAAATTATCAATGCATAGACAGCAAATATATGAAAGGCATAAAGGAATACaacaacaattatatatataattgttatatatatatatataattgttatatatataactgttttatatatatataattgttatatatataattgttacatatataattgatatatatataattatatatataattgttgtgtatgaatatgtgtgtgtgtatatatacagagttcccaggtggctcaagggtacagaatccacctgggttcaattcctgggtgggaaagttcccctggaggagggcacagcaacccactccagtattcttgcctggagaatcccatggacaaaggacaatggcaggctacagtctatagggtcgcaaagagtcaaacacaactgaagtgcctGAGCATACACTCAcgcaatatatatatacatatatatacacagttgTATGTTGGTTTCTGATGAGCATCTCCTGTCTACCTAACTAGATGATAGACTCCTTGAGAACTGATAAACTT is part of the Odocoileus virginianus isolate 20LAN1187 ecotype Illinois chromosome 5, Ovbor_1.2, whole genome shotgun sequence genome and encodes:
- the CD5L gene encoding CD5 antigen-like isoform X2; translation: MALFFFLIFESSPKVRLVSGPHRCEGRVEVERNGEWGTVCDDGWNMKDVEVVCRELGCGAAKGTPTGNLYKPLADEKQKIFIQEVNCSGTEDQLINCDQLEDVYDCSHSEDAGAICEKTVRLVGGPGRCKGRLEVKHQEQWGTVCKAGWNLSAAKVVCRQLGCGKATLIKRCCNKDTQGQGLIWLSNVSCSGQEENLHYCLSGLEGNNNCTHDEDTWVECEDPFELRLVNGDTNCSGRLEVLHKGIWGSVCDDGWGTKEEQVVCRQLGCRRPIFVPAKLRRKFAPGDGRIWLDDVHCKGHEQSLEQCQHRSWGYHDCNHKEDVVVFCSEAQPDI
- the CD5L gene encoding CD5 antigen-like isoform X1 produces the protein MALFFFLIFAFCTGPGFLESSPKVRLVSGPHRCEGRVEVERNGEWGTVCDDGWNMKDVEVVCRELGCGAAKGTPTGNLYKPLADEKQKIFIQEVNCSGTEDQLINCDQLEDVYDCSHSEDAGAICEKTVRLVGGPGRCKGRLEVKHQEQWGTVCKAGWNLSAAKVVCRQLGCGKATLIKRCCNKDTQGQGLIWLSNVSCSGQEENLHYCLSGLEGNNNCTHDEDTWVECEDPFELRLVNGDTNCSGRLEVLHKGIWGSVCDDGWGTKEEQVVCRQLGCRRPIFVPAKLRRKFAPGDGRIWLDDVHCKGHEQSLEQCQHRSWGYHDCNHKEDVVVFCSEAQPDI